From the genome of Candidozyma auris chromosome 2, complete sequence, one region includes:
- the ARH2 gene encoding NADPH-adrenodoxin reductase: protein MLLAFPRRVSFLRPLTRYLSGSGHNQRFRVAIVGTGPAGFYTAHHLLNKSNGLSISIDFYDRLPAPHGLSRYGVAPDHPEVKNCEEYMDNLMRDHKDNVRFFGNVNVGRDITLKNLQDIYHSIVLSYGCTSSDNRLDIPGANSPAVISARQFVNWYNSHPDSEYTKALIPPPLDKIENVTIIGNGNVAIDVARVLLADPTSHWAPTDISVEAVELLRKSTVKRVNIVARRGLLESAFTNKEIRELTDLSKNSNVRFIPIDSEIMNRIKPNEKQLSRVDKRKFSILEKASKEAMKLEQDPNCKQWALEFQKSPKEFVKDPEDPSLLRETVFEINELVQDSLTKRVSVKGTGETTTIPNELVILSIGYKGSPLEGFDEVGLAFDIKKNCLVHKGGRLMLKDKVSDDLEYNYSYDKGWYTSGWIKSGPRGVIATTMMESFDTANNILEDLNNGIFNKPSKEHGDIDLPDHAVTWEGWTKLDSEGSNGERNA, encoded by the exons ATGCTCTTGGCCTTCCCACGAAGGGTCTCATTTCTAAGACCACTAACTAGGTACCTTAGTGGATCTGGTCACAATCAGCGGTTCCGCGTAGCCATTGTGGGTACTGGTCCTGCCGGTTTCTACACGGCTCACCACTTGCTAAATAAATCAAATGGCCTTTCTATCAGCATTGATTTTTATGATAGACTTCCTGCTCCTCATGGACTAAGTCGATATGGTGTTGCTCCAGATCATCCAGAGGTTAAAAATTGTGAGGAATACATGGATAATCTCATGAGGGACCACAAGGATAATGTACGGTTCTTCGGTAACGTTAACGTCGGCCGTGATATCACTCTCAAGAACTTGCAAGATATTTACCACTCCATTGTGTTATCGTATGGATGCACAAGCTCAGATAACAGGCTCGATATCCCTGGAGCTAATTCGCCAGCGGTGATTCTGGCTCGTCAGTTTGTGAACTGGTACAATAGCCACCCTGATAGCGAGTATACGAAAGCATTGATCCCGCCACCGCTTGACAAGATCGAGAACGTCACGATAATAGGAAACGGCAATGTTGCAATTGATGTTGCTAGGGTGTTGCTTGCTGATCCTACGTCACATTGGGCTCCCACTGATATAAGCGTTGAAGCTGtggagttgttgagaaaaagCACAGTCAAGCGCGTAAACATTGTCGCAAGACGAGGTCTTTTGGAATCTGCGTTCACCAACAAAGAGATTAGAGAGTTGACCGATTTGTCGAAGAATCTGAACGTGAGATTCATCCCCATTGACTCGGAGATTATGAATCGTATTAAGCCTAACGAGAAGCAGTTGTCTAGAGTAGACAAGAGGAAGTTTTCAATACTTGAAAAAGCCAGCAAAGAAGCAATGAAGTTGGAGCAAGATCCTAATTGCAAGCAGTGGGCGTTAGAGTTTCAAAAGAGCCCCAAAGAGTTTGTAAAGGACCCAGAAGATCCTTCCTTGCTTAGGGAAACCGTATTCGAGATTAATGAATTGGTTCAAGACTCACTCACAAAGCGCGTCAGCGTCAAGGGTACTGGAGAGACGACCACCATCCCTAACGAATTGGTAATCTTGTCGATTGGCTACAAAGGATCTCCTCTAGAAGGTTTCGATGAGGTCGGTTTGGCCTTTGATATCAAAAAGAATTGCTTAGTTCATAAAGGGGGTCGACTCATGCTCAAGGATAAAGTAAGTGATGACTTAGAGTACAATTACAGTTACGATAAAGGCTGGTATACATCCGGCTGGATCAAGAGTGGGCCTAGGGGAGTAATAGCCACTACGATGATGGAGTCATTTGATACGGCAAACAATATATTGGAGGATCTTAACAACGGCATATTCAACAAGCCAAGCAAAGAGCATGGCGACATTGACCTTCCCGACCACGCAGTTACTTGGGAAGGGTGGACCAAGTTGGATAG TGAAGGTTCCAACGGTGAGAGAAATGCTTAA
- a CDS encoding putative lipase codes for MRFAVLIGVLTTALALPYNQTISASSHHLGDADFEELHRYAHLSAVAYCLKKGLHGGPLGEQEETCPHYSCEYPTIGHLDVVKVFNFQGWLVLGSGFVALERERKRIYVVYRGTSSTQDWINNFEFLHSRYKPLIQEKKGFHKKKCNECVGCTIHKGFNTFIRSNAEEVVREIVKLKKKYPDFSLVVTGHSLGGALAILSGIEFRLLGFETLVVTLGGPKVGNEAFVDYVDELFDTENVDRHISEHHSFEELPTGLIRATHKHDIIPMLPPTSRYKQCGYQYYLSAKGARQTPQTMERRGTDYVEDDEDINYQSTLPSRFSRTDHVNYFFKITGCAD; via the coding sequence ATGAGATTTGCTGTTCTTATCGGTGTATTGACAACAGCGCTAGCTCTTCCTTACAATCAAACCATTTCGGCATCAAGTCATCATCTTGGAGATGCTGACTTTGAAGAGTTGCACAGGTATGCCCACTTGTCCGCTGTTGCATACTGTCTCAAGAAGGGTCTACACGGTGGTCCCTTGGGCGAACAAGAGGAGACTTGTCCTCACTATTCGTGCGAGTATCCAACCATTGGCCACTTGGATGTAGTCAAAGTGTTCAACTTTCAGGGCTGGTTGGTACTTGGCTCGGGATTTGTTGCGTTGGAGCgggaaagaaaaaggataTATGTTGTGTATCGTGGGACCTCGTCCACTCAGGACTGGATCAATAATTTTGAATTTTTGCACTCACGCTATAAGCCCTTGATTCAGGAGAAGAAGGGGttccacaagaagaagtgcAATGAGTGTGTTGGATGTACTATTCACAAAGGTTTTAACACCTTTATTCGGTCGaatgctgaagaagtcgTCCGTGAAATTGTCAAATTAAAGAAAAAGTATCCTGACTTCTCTTTGGTTGTGACAGGGCACTCGTTAGGAGGAGCCCTTGCAATACTTTCTGGTATCGAGTTTCGACTTTTGGGCTTTGAGACTTTGGTAGTGACGCTAGGAGGACCGAAGGTTGGCAACGAGGCATTTGTGGATTACGtcgatgagctttttgacaCAGAAAATGTTGACAGGCATATTTCGGAGCAccattcttttgaagagcttccCACGGGACTTATCAGAGCAACTCACAAGCATGACATTATACCCATGCTACCTCCTACCAGCCGTTATAAGCAATGCGGATACCAATACTATCTAAGTGCTAAGGGAGCACGACAAACACCACAGACCATGGAAAGACGTGGTACGGACTACGTTGAAGACGATGAGGATATCAATTATCAGTCGACGCTACCAAGTAGATTCAGCAGGACTGATCACGTTAattacttcttcaaaatcacTGGTTGTGCCGATTAG
- the ASK1 gene encoding Ask1p, with protein sequence MEARRKSTLHVSSAKRDKVTDLSAHVELERLEQETTLVLQEIDRNLSQANAVISDKILPVLTSYHSASSNVWKNVSFWKKFVEDASETRVFPEESNVEGDSAHQGGHTGKLQLTESSSAKKDVLSELDSQQNSTLTSEFQVEASTPQLKSRHSLQSSTSPQRSASRNYPRVSISPRKRGSGVFDSNDARRSSVLQNFLNSSPTLPEPPKLTSELNHHNAPSSSSAPKQGHSDPDLNAGVRPQAALLSPATVTPNAREGIQRFPRTPTYGSSGFKRAPISPMRNIPPLQRSNEDSDQVIPLPRMSALPQDDSDQVPIPRLLTTSVGEAKLHSPAAGEEGSSKRRRIEEDESENVFLDANYKDDTNNNSRSHSIVYNTIREQNQQVEENIDQEEHDEGGEQKSKSVSQIFEDVLQPTADNNNADNDEEEMEQKASRGEHTITQNLSRSLDQTTDSVANSSELGSILGERWKALSRTLKKSG encoded by the coding sequence ATGGAAGCAAGGAGAAAATCTACCTTGCACGTCAGCAGTGCCAAAAGAGATAAAGTCACGGATTTGTCTGCCCATGTGGAGTTGGAGCGGCTCGAACAAGAAACTACATTGGTGCTCCAAGAGATAGACAGAAACCTCTCTCAAGCTAATGCAGTGATATCAGATAAGATTCTTCCGGTGTTGACCAGCTACCACTCTGCTCTGAGCAACGTATGGAAGAACGTCTCGTTTTGGAAGAAGTTTGTCGAGGACGCCTCGGAAACTAGAGTGTTCCCAGAGGAATCTAACGTTGAGGGAGACTCTGCTCACCAGGGAGGCCATACTGGAAAATTGCAACTCACGGAAAGTTCGTcggcaaagaaagatgtcCTAAGTGAATTGGACCTGCAACAGAACTCAACCTTGACATCGGAGTTCCAGGTCGAGGCCTCAACGCCCCAGTTGAAGTCAAGACATCTGCTTCAGTCAAGCACCTCACCGCAACGGTCGGCATCAAGAAACTACCCTCGAGTGCTGATATCACCAAGAAAGCGAGGGTCGGGCGTGTTTGACTCCAATGACGCTAGAAGATCGTCAGTACTACAGAACTTCCTAAATTCTTCTCCCACATTGCCAGAGCCTCCAAAGCTAACAAGCGAATTGAACCATCACAATGCTCCCTCAAGCTCAAGTGCTCCAAAACAAGGTCACTCTGATCCCGATTTAAATGCTGGGGTCAGACCACAGGCGGCGCTCTTGCTGCCGGCAACTGTGACTCCCAACGCTCGTGAAGGTATCCAAAGGTTTCCCCGAACGCCTACGTATGGATCTTCTGGATTCAAAAGGGCCCCTATTTCTCCGATGAGAAATATTCCACCTCTACAAAGAAGCAACGAGGATCTGGATCAGGTAATACCGCTTCCCAGGATGTCTGCTCTCCCGCAAGATGATAGCGATCAGGTTCCCATTCCACGTCTACTAACGACGTCAGTCGGTGAAGCAAAGCTTCACTCGCCAGCTGCTGGTGAAGAGGGCTCATCCAAACGCAGAAgaatcgaagaagatgagtCTGAGAATGTTTTTCTCGATGCCAATTACAAAGATGATACCAACAACAATAGCCGAAGCCATTCCATCGTGTACAACACAATTAGagaacaaaatcaacaagttgaGGAGAACATTGATCAAGAGGAGCACGACGAAGGCGGCGAGCAAAAGTCCAAGTCTGTATCTCAAATCTTCGAAGATGTATTGCAGCCTACAGcagacaacaacaacgcagacaatgatgaagaggaaatGGAGCAAAAAGCCTCCAGAGGAGAGCACACCATAACTCAAAACCTTTCAAGGAGCCTAGACCAAACTACGGACAGTGTGGCCAATAGCTCTGAGTTGGGGTCCATTCTTGGAGAGCGTTGGAAAGCCCTCTCCCGTacgttgaagaagtccGGTTGA
- the TSR1 gene encoding Tsr1p: MGRSGHSHRSTLKKDHKPFKSRHASKGQLKNQHKGKVEKGAPGSGKAQKIVSKLERRNQNKQLKENKINETKQIRRLFEGASGAEKIITVIALTPDISPAGIASQLVNSIKASSEDPDVTFTSPSVVSLRLPRFKSNVKFILPDQNNLISILDATKLSDFVVFGLSAEQEVEKEYGEQILRAVIAQGVASVVGVLPNVISAYPKKNLQQDIRQSLHSFFKHFFPTDEKLFALESDSECLNCIRNIAQKFPKSVSWRDTRSYLVADSVSWVPNETHGGFAVVEGTVRGVGFNVNRLVHVPGYGDFQVERIEQIAKHKNAMEEEGQPAFNADANQETLDELNPEEVAMDEYADDYEYEDYGVRMEGKNYFDDGNNETNRRFKVPKGTSEYQSKWLLDDVLEAASDVESADELDGMIDEDANVEDGPQEIGMDEEDDMKSQYGDNQSEMFVELSPEEEEEQLRQYREMEKEDREFPDEIELAPEESAKQKLGHYRGIKSLGNCDWDWDEQDSERPSIYSRLLRINNFKATRNRLQKDAVKDAQVSAGQKIRIYIRAPPNLVENVDVSVTPFAVYMLLPHEHKLAVTNFSFQTWEDYEKPVPSGEQLIVQYGFRRQVINPSFNQASNTSNNVHKSERFAHHGELSIATTIAPPMFHNAPAIFFKANAEGGLELVGQGTFLNCDHTRVVAERVVLTGHPVKIHRRLVTVRYMFFNAEDINWFKAVPLFTKSGRTGFIKESLGTHGYFKCTFDGRLTAQDVVAMALYKRVWPSVSHNWVA, encoded by the coding sequence ATGGGTAGAAGTGGCCATTCTCATAGAAGCACGCTAAAGAAAGACCACAAGCCATTCAAATCGAGACATGCATCGAAAGGGCAATTGAAGAACCAACACAAGGGGAAAGTGGAAAAAGGTGCACCTGGATCAGGCAAGGCACAAAAGATTGTATCTAAGttagaaagaagaaaccaaaaCAAACAGCTCAAAGAGAATAAGATCAATGAGACTAAACAGATAAGGCGTCTTTTTGAGGGAGCCTCTGGCGCCGAAAAGATAATCACTGTCATTGCCCTTACACCAGATATCAGTCCAGCAGGCATAGCATCTCAATTGGTCAACAGCATAAAGGCATCTTCAGAAGACCCAGACGTGACATTCACAAGCCCCTCGGTTGTGTCGCTTCGTTTACCTCGCTTCAAGTCGAATGTGAAATTCATCTTGCCTGACCAAAATAACTTGATCTCCATCCTTGATGCGACCAAGTTGTCTGACTTCGTCGTGTTTGGACTTTCGGCAGAACAAgaggttgaaaaagagTACGGCGAACAAATTTTGAGAGCGGTTATTGCTCAAGGTGTAGCTTCTGTGGTAGGAGTTTTACCCAATGTCATATCTGCATACcccaaaaagaatctcCAGCAGGATATCCGTCAATCATTGCATTCATTCTTCAAGCATTTCTTCCCAACGGATGAGAAACTATTTGCATTGGAGTCCGATTCAGAATGCCTCAATTGTATTAGAAACATTGCTCAGAAATTCCCAAAATCTGTCAGTTGGAGAGACACGAGGTCATACCTTGTCGCTGATAGCGTATCATGGGTTCCAAACGAAACGCATGGCGGATTTGCAGTTGTGGAAGGAACAGTCAGAGGCGTGGGCTTTAACGTAAACAGACTAGTCCACGTTCCTGGCTATGGCGAtttccaagttgaacgCATAGAGCAGATTGCCAAACACAAAAATGCTatggaagaagagggtCAGCCTGCGTTCAATGCTGATGCAAATCAGGAGACTCTCGACGAACTCAACCCTGAAGAAGTTGCTATGGATGAGTATGCTGACGATTATGAGTACGAAGACTACGGTGTGAGGATGGAAGGAAAGAACTATTTCGACGATGGAAATAATGAAACCAACAGAAGGTTCAAAGTTCCAAAAGGCACATCCGAATATCAGAGCAAATGgctccttgatgatgttctCGAGGCAGCTTCTGATGTGGAAAGCGCAGATGAGTTGGACGGTATGATCGATGAGGATGCTAACGTCGAGGACGGGCCTCAGGAAATCGGCatggatgaagaagatgacaTGAAGTCACAGTACGGTGACAACCAGCTGGAGATGTTCGTGGAGTTGTCTccagaggaagaagaagaacaactcAGGCAGTACCgagagatggagaaagaagatcGTGAATTTCCCGATGAGATTGAGTTGGCGCCCGAAGAATCTGCAAAACAGAAATTAGGTCATTACAGAGGCATCAAATCTCTTGGAAATTGCGATTGGGATTGGGACGAGCAGGACTCCGAAAGACCATCTATTTACAGTCGTTTGCTTAgaatcaacaacttcaaagcAACTCGAAACAGGTTGCAGAAGGATGCAGTCAAAGATGCTCAAGTTTCTGCCGGTCAGAAGATTCGAATTTATATCCGTGCTCCCCCCAATCTTGTGGAGAATGTGGATGTTAGTGTAACTCCATTTGCTGTGTACATGTTACTTCCACACGAACACAAGTTGGCCGTCACcaacttctctttccaGACTTGGGAAGACTATGAAAAGCCTGTTCCTTCTGGAGAGCAGCTCATAGTGCAGTATGGCTTCCGGAGACAGGTCATCAACCCAAGCTTTAATCAAGCTTCCAACACTTCAAACAACGTTCACAAGAGTGAAAGATTTGCTCACCATGGCGAGCTTAGTATTGCCACCACCATTGCCCCGCCAATGTTCCATAATGCTCCTGCTATTTTCTTTAAGGCTAATGCCGAAGGTGGTTTAGAACTCGTTGGACAAGGAACCTTCTTGAACTGTGACCACACAAGAGTGGTGGCTGAAAGAGTCGTGTTGACAGGCCATCCTGTGAAGATCCACAGACGTCTTGTCACCGTCAGGTACATGTTCTTCAACGCTGAAGACATCAACTGGTTCAAGGCTGTGCCATTGTTCACAAAGTCGGGTAGAACTGGATTTATCAAGGAGAGCTTGGGTACTCATGGTTACTTCAAGTGTACATTCGATGGACGTCTCACTGCCCAGGACGTGGTTGCCATGGCTTTGTATAAGCGGGTGTGGCCCTCAGTGTCCCACAACTGGGTTGCATAA
- the SSY5 gene encoding Ssy5p, which yields MKKFLPKQKKGPARESDPQATSGNASTCSENDSLHELRPIFQQEVPDTTNDIQLNSNPSIYAPSSQTDESQAGEKSLFSSRQSYSTRQSSYMSSRSKKASAGLGDVGPALQVFDIPEDKDNEGPPQESLAEVLHILCQDISYIQTQYLNSSMNLSACVVSIIDCLKDFVAFTEKFEGSEEWSFSAYDNSNVRKILKSYLHLYDNLLRDEAYVRLKLLLSKNFSDFTSSLKSSTRRSSFDQNIAKPQNFAIGVNNGKSLPHQDSIAQIIAKIAKSSSSIQEQNGSFIAPIVRGLSEDMNVLCLYFGYPNPSEYHHSIVSTIHSLYDDVHVIINKNRIEFASTTASTSAARMPGRPSSPPISHKVPRFKLPFRVPSDSTSPPLSLSVSTESAKRVSGTIGGFIYPVIDTDKQPHLSSYAKSKFAITCGHVCLDKREETVDYPYVSSPSSVLIGLYKSALQEQYQKCVLNEGDQSMLDSKMAYSSVLSQIDEMFPAKKVKVLDPKSKKEFVEYKNYPRHRFGQIIWGERTLIQAKRTKDGHQLKEKRLSDLAIIKVNKMLKCDQNYLGDDIAFNEYDPSLIFENLYVRKVIHLGRSPRDITDSVNEVDSMLSTQSMDSDGNVTHKGLPVFKYGSTTKFTKGFLNGIKLVYWLDGAIHSSEFVVNSVENTTAFAAGGDSGSWILTKLEDVNGSAKKEGLGVVGMLHSYDGEFRQFGLFTPMTEILDRLEEVTKIKWGVVGVQEKGTDTVTNETSSESETNSDSENESEYEDGLEEQVKTLDID from the coding sequence atgaagaagtttcttcCGAAACAGAAAAAAGGGCCCGCTCGCGAATCAGACCCGCAGGCCACTTCTGGAAATGCGTCGACGTGCTCAGAAAACGACTCGCTCCACGAGCTTCGAccaatttttcaacaagagGTGCCAGATACGACAAACGACATTCAACTTAATAGCAACCCTAGTATCTATGCCCCTTCTTCCCAAACAGATGAATCCCAAGCTGGCGAGAAGTCGCTATTTTCAAGCAGACAGTCGTACTCCACTAGACAGTCGTCGTACATGTCGTCCAGGTCGAAGAAAGCCTCAGCGGGTTTGGGAGACGTTGGGCCTGCTCTCCAAGTGTTTGATATCCCAGAAGATAAAGACAATGAGGGCCCTCCTCAGGAGTCGTTAGCTGAGGTGTTGCATATCCTATGTCAGGACATATCCTATATCCAGACTCAGTACCTCAACTCGCTGATGAACTTGTCGGCTTGCGTTGTCAGCATTATTGACTGTCTTAAAGACTTTGTCGCCTTCACAGAAAAGTTTGAAGGTTCAGAAGAGTGGTCTTTTTCGGCATATGACAATAGCAATGTGAGAAAAATACTCAAGTCGTATCTTCACTTGTATGATAACCTCTTGAGAGATGAGGCATATGTAAGACTTAAGTTACTTCTCAGCAAAAACTTCAGCGATTTCACATCAAGTTTGAAGAGTTCCACTAGAAGGTCATCCTTCGACCAAAACATTGCCAAGCCACAGAACTTCGCTATTGGTGTCAACAACGGGAAGTCACTCCCACATCAAGATTCCATAGCTCAAATCATTGCAAAGATTGCGAAAAGTTCCAGCAGTATACAAGAGCAGAATGGATCTTTTATTGCTCCAATTGTCCGTGGATTGTCAGAAGACATGAACGTCTTATGTCTATACTTTGGCTACCCAAACCCTTCGGAATACCACCACAGCATCGTTTCGACGATTCATCTGCTTTACGATGATGTGCATGTCATCATAAACAAAAATCGTATAGAATTTGCCTCCACTACAGCGTCAACATCTGCTGCACGCATGCCAGGTCGTCCGTCCTCACCCCCTATTTCACATAAAGTGCCCAGATTCAAACTACCCTTTAGGGTGCCATCCGATTCTACCAGCCCGCCATTGTCCCTTTCTGTCTCTACGGAAAGCGCTAAACGAGTTTCAGGTACCATTGGTGGCTTCATCTATCCTGTCATCGATACTGACAAGCAACCGCATCTATCATCATACGCAAAATCGAAGTTTGCGATCACTTGTGGACACGTTTGTCTTGataaaagagaagagactGTCGATTACCCATAcgtttcttctccatcttcgGTACTTATTGGTCTTTACAAGCTGGCTTTGCAAGAGCAATATCAAAAATGTGTCTTGAATGAAGGAGACCAGTCGATGTTGGACTCAAAAATGGCATACTCATCTGTTTTATCtcaaattgatgaaatgTTTCCAGccaaaaaagtgaaggtTTTGGATCCAAAATCGAAAAAAGAGTTTGTCGAGTACAAGAATTATCCTCGACATAGATTTGGACAGATAATCTGGGGTGAAAGAACTTTGATACAGGCAAAACGCACAAAGGATGGCCATcagttgaaggaaaagaggTTGAGCGATTTAGCAATCATCAAAGTAAACAAAATGCTTAAATGTGATCAAAATTATTTGGGCGATGACATTGCTTTCAACGAGTACGATCCAtcgttgatttttgaaaatctATATGTTCGCAAAGTCATTCATTTGGGAAGACTGCCACGAGACATTACTGACAGTGTAAATGAAGTTGACTCGATGTTATCGACACAGTCAATGGACTCTGATGGAAACGTCACACACAAGGGATTACCGGTTTTCAAATACGGATCAACGACCAAATTCACGAAGGGCTTTTTAAATGGTATCAAGCTTGTGTATTGGTTGGACGGAGCCATCCACTCATCTGAATTTGTGGTCAATTCTGTCGAAAATACTACTGCTTTTGCCGCTGGCGGTGATAGCGGCTCCTGGATACTAACCAAATTAGAAGATGTTAACGGGctggccaagaaggagggTTTAGGAGTGGTTGGCATGCTCCACTCATATGATGGTGAGTTTCGACAGTTTGGCCTCTTCACTCCAATGACTGAAATTCTAGACCGCTTAGAGGAGGTGACCAAGATCAAATGGGGAGTTGTTGGGGTGCAAGAGAAAGGCACAGACACAGTTACCAATGAAACGTCATCCGAATCAGAGACGAATAGTGATTCTGAAAATGAGAGTGAGTATGAGGATGGTCTTGAGGAGCAAGTCAAGACGCTTGACATTGACTAA